One segment of Brassica napus cultivar Da-Ae chromosome C3, Da-Ae, whole genome shotgun sequence DNA contains the following:
- the LOC106361273 gene encoding reticulon-like protein B1, which yields MTEDHKHEEPVTASEPAVEIVERESLMDKISEKIHHGGGDSSSSSSSSDDEDDKKKEKKEKPSSMKSKVYRLFGREKPVHKVLGGGKPADIFMWKDKKMSGGVLGGATAAWVLFELMEYHVLTLLCHVMIVVLAVLFLWSNATMFIHKSPPKIPEVHIPEEPVLQLASGLRIEINRGFSSLREIASGRDLKKFISAIAGLWVLSILGGWFNFLTLAYIALVLLFTVPLVYDKYEDKVDPLGEKAMIEIKKQYAVLDEKVLSKIPLGPLKNKKRD from the exons ATGACGGAGGATCACAAACACGAAGAACCCGTGACGGCTTCGGAGCCTGCGGTGGAGATTGTGGAGAGGGAATCGTTGATGGACAAGATATCGGAGAAGATCCACCACGGTGGCGGCGATTCGTCGTCGTCATCTTCATCCTCAGACGACGAGGACgacaagaagaaggagaagaaggagaaaccGTCTTCAATGAAATCGAAAGTTTACCGCTTGTTCGGAAGGGAGAAGCCCGTTCACAAAGTTCTCGGTGGTGGAAAAC CTGCTGATATATTCATGTGGAAGGACAAGAAGATGTCTGGTGGTGTTCTCGGTGGTGCTACAGCTGCGTGGGTTCTGTTTGAGTTGATGGAGTATCACGTCCTCACTTTGCTTTGCCATGTGATGATTGTTGTTCTTGCAGTTCTGTTTCTCTGGTCTAATGCCACCATGTTCATTCACAA GTCTCCACCGAAGATTCCTGAAGTTCATATCCCTGAAGAGCCTGTTCTTCAGCTTGCGTCTGGGCTCAGGATAGAGATCAACCGTGGGTTCTCTTCTCTTCGTGAGATTGCATCTGGAAGGGATCTCAAGAAGTTCATCTCT GCTATTGCTGGCTTGTGGGTTCTATCAATCTTGGGAGGATGGTTCAATTTCTTGACATTGGCATACATAG CTCTTGTGCTGCTCTTCACGGTGCCTCTTGTCTACGACAAGTATGAAGACAAAGTCGACCCATTAGGTGAGAAGGCAATGATCGAGATCAAGAAGCAGTACGCAGTGTTGGACGAGAAGGTGTTGAGCAAGATCCCATTGGGCCCgttgaagaacaagaagagagATTAG
- the LOC125583990 gene encoding 50S ribosomal protein L25-like produces the protein MLLRRATALPKTLQNLRLFSPAATSALALDHTLEIQLEYLPGFPRPDAKHAETILAVPRSDSGKNISAKERKAGRVPSIIFEQEDGQHGGNKRLVSVQTNQIRKLVTHLGYSFFLSRLFDVEVRSEIGSDEVIEKVRALPRSIHLHSGTDAPLNVTFIRAPPGTLLKVDIPLVFIGDDVSPGLKKGASLNTIKRTVKFLCPAEIVPPYIEVDLSLLDVGQKLVAGDLKVHPALKLIRPKDEPIVKIAGGRVSDQQKDQQKKDQPKKEQSKK, from the exons ATGTTGCTCCGTCGTGCAACCGCACTACCCAAAACCCTACAAAACCTCCGGCTATTCTCTCCGGCGGCGACCTCCGCTTTAGCCCTCGACCACACCCTAGAAATCCAACTAGAGTACCTCCCTGGATTCCCGCGGCCCGATGCGAAGCACGCGGAGACGATCTTAGCCGTTCCTCGGTCCGACTCCGGCAAGAACATATCGGCGAAAGAGCGTAAAGCGGGTCGAGTTCCTTCGATCATATTCGAACAGGAGGATGGTCAGCACGGAGGGAACAAGAGGCTTGTCTCGGTTCAGACGAATCAGATCAGGAAGCTGGTGACTCATCTGGGTTACTCCTTCTTCCTCTCTAGGCTCTTCGATGTTGAGGTTCGGTCTGAGATTGGTTCCGATGAGGTCATTGAGAAAGTCAGGGCCTTGCCCAGATCG ATTCATTTGCATTCTGGAACTGATGCTCCGCTGAATGTGACGTTTATAAGAGCTCCTCCTGGTACTCTGTTGAAAGTTGATATACCTCTTGTGTTCATAGGAGATGATGTTTCTCCGGGGTTGAAGAAAG GAGCATCTCTGAATACTATCAAAAGAACGGTGAAGTTTTTATGTCCCGCAGAGATCGTACCTCCATATATAGAAGTAGATCTCAGCCTACTGGACGTTGGACAAAAGCTAGTAGCTGGAGACCTCAAGGTTCATCCGGCGCTAAAGCTAATAAGACCCAAAGACGAACCAATTGTTAAGATCGCCGGGGGACGTGTCAGTGACCAGCAAAAGGACCAGCAAAAGAAGGATCAGCCAAAGAAAGAGCAATCAAAGAAATAA
- the LOC125583992 gene encoding defensin-like protein 159: MAKLSCSYFLVLVIIILAFLMVERTEGKLCQITINKEQTCIISFCIQDCYALYNGVGHCLDDPKIPGHNLNCRCKYNC; encoded by the exons ATGGCGAAGTTATCATGTTCTTATTTTCTTGTACTGGTGATtataattttag CGTTTTTAATGGTTGAAAGAACTGAGGGAAAGCTATGTCAAATAACCATTAACAAAGAACAGACATGTATAATATCCTTTTGCATTCAAGATTGCTACGCGCTTTACAATGGCGTTGGACATTGTTTGGATGATCCTAAAATTCCCGGACATAATCTTAACTGTCGCTGtaaatataattgttaa